One genomic window of Elaeis guineensis isolate ETL-2024a chromosome 2, EG11, whole genome shotgun sequence includes the following:
- the LOC140855195 gene encoding uncharacterized protein, whose product MVNSPMKAITELKVKNPNATIAKSIYGHKERYCWFKEKLAKFVEETGKVENEYLFFASSSKESNKSIWYIDSGCSSHMTGNMEAFTKLDKSLVSSQVKMGDIRKAQGKGIVKLNSCGMNSIKDVLYVPDLDPSLLSVGQFLMEGYSLVFEDLKCCVYKDRTKTQLVA is encoded by the coding sequence ATGGTCAACAGCCCAATGAAAGCAATCACAGAGTTGAAAGTCAAAAACCCCAATGCTACTATTGCAAAAAGTATATATGGTCATAAAGAAAGATACTGTTGGTTCAAAGAAAAGCTTGCCAAATTTGTTGAAGAGACAGGAAAGGTTGAGAATGAGTATTTATTTTTTGCAAGTTCTTCCAAGGAGTCTAACAAATCTATTTGGTATATAGATAGCGGATGCAGTAGTCATATGACAGGAAACATGGAGGCTTTTACGAAATTGGACAAATCACTAGTATCCAGTCAAGTGAAGATGGGAGACATTCGTAAAGCACAAGGCAAAGGTATTGTGAAGCTAAACTCGTGTGGCATGAATTCAATTAAGGATGTCCTTTATGTGCCTGATTTGGATCCGAGTTTATTAAGTGTTGGACAATTTTTGATGGAGGGGTACTCTCTTGTTTTTGAAGATTTGAAATGCTGTGTCTATAAGGATAGAACAAAAACTCAGTTGGTAGCATAA